Part of the Apostichopus japonicus isolate 1M-3 chromosome 13, ASM3797524v1, whole genome shotgun sequence genome is shown below.
gggaggcccgaggggtgggaccaagTACCAACCGGCTACCACCGCGCTACCACCGCGCTACCAAAAGCTGCCTCGGCGTGTAGAGTGTCAGGTAAgtaacaggcgacgaacgtagttggtgtTTTCCACGCTGCCACCTTGAGGATGTCCTGTATCGGGATACCGGCAGAGAGAGCTGTGGAAGCCGAGGCCCCACTGATGTTGTGATCTCTTGGCCGGGTATCCCCCCATCGTGAACGGGCGGATCATCTCTACTAGCCATCGGGATAGGGTATCCTTGGCGGCTGCTGTTTAAGGTGGTCGTGGCAGGATGAAAAGGGAGGTTGTTTGTCTCAACTTCTCTGTCCTGTTtaagtaccacttcagtgccctgactgggcacCATCGCTTGTCCTCAGCCACTGATGAAAGGGTTTTGATTTCCGGAAAGAAAATGTCCCCGGGCAAGAAAGTCAAGGCCCGGTTCTTGGCAATAAGGGACGGGTCTGGAACTGTCCTCGCCCCATGGCCCTCGAATCTGATGTGGTTCTGTTTGGTTGTTAGGGCTTGGAGGTAACTCCTTCACGCTGACGTTACCGCAATGACGAAgagtgttttctttgtaagagcAGCCAGGGAAACGTTCCCCGTTGATTCGTACAGCGGCCCTGCCAGGGCATGCAGCACTGCTGAGAGCCCCGCAGAGGGGGCTAACTGTCTGACTCGTGGACGGCGATGAGCCATGCCTTTGGTGAGCTGGTCAATGTCTGGGTTAATGCCCAGCGTGGAGCCGTCTGGAAAACCAGACGTCCCCGTCTGGGGCCTGTGTGTGGGACCTGCGGCCTGGGACCCGGGGTCCGGAGGGAGCCACTAGGATGAGTTTACCCTTGGAGCTGCGAATCTTCCTCAGTATCTGGCTGATCatgccaaagggggggggggaagaatttaAACCTCTGGTCCGTCTCAAGGCAGGGACCTGGCGCTATGTGGGAGGCTGCAGGTGGGACCGCCTGTTACAAAAGATGggcagcccattgttgccctttGTCGTAAGCAGGTCTATCAGAGGTATgccgaacatgtggaaaaacctaccgcATGTTCCTTGCGAAGGGTTTACTCGTCGGGGTCGAgttgtcccctgggcagagcatcggccctcacactctcctttctggctatatGGGAGACCCATAGGGCCGTGCCAGATTCTGCAGCTGTGGTGACGGTCTCCCATGCCAGACGGCACAATCTCTCTGCCCTGGAGTCCTGAGAGCGAGGCGGAAGTACATGAAACCTGGTTATCTTTGCAAATAGTGTTGGGGCCGATCCTTTGCCCTGCTGACGCCACTGTGGTGCAGGAAAGTGGTTTCTCTGTatatgctgctaaagaagtcaaggacagtgGCCTGTATGATAACCTTGTTAGCGCCTGCAGTACAGCAGCACTCGCAGTACTGCTTGCATTACCACAGTACCGCTGATGACCCCTTTAGTTATCAAccagttgcaatcagaaaacctctgaagaaaagtaatgccttgatgatgtagacctaagctgtaccctgtagggaggtttaatggaggttctttccatgaaaaataatattaataataatattgagggttgAACTGCGCCGGCCTATCTATCGATAACGAAGCCAGAGGCGCtagcaatattaccctggtcaacaataacctgttaaacagagagaaatccctcctggatggaaagacgcaatggagataaagtgccttgcccaaggaaacaacagaatgatctggccaggactaaaacctgcaagccttagatcaccagtacaCTGCCTACACCGCTTGACCACAGTGCTCTCCAAaaattgagtactgaatggatagtttgcttcatcagagtcttaatcaatgctacagctgctatgtggcttttacaactacagtatatgtatgtatttgtgtatgtaatttagatcatcctgcaagtaggaacttgtgaagaagcctcattggcttatcaaagccgcaagctgaccaaagtcagtctcgtacattcatattttaatgtccatgactatgaattgtcaacagctctgtaactggacaacatacattaatcttggggtgacttgaaccggggaccttttgattggaaggcaccgggtttaaccactgagctaactaagctacagccctactcaccaggaacaaactcccaacaggggatgtgtagggtgggtttgtagaaattccacctcataaatcctgGCTGTTTAACGGAGTCcagggagttactcagcaaacacaaaggcgttactaaatgtttagtcttttgctatgatagcgttattagaggtgtaagaaatatgttaccgaaaccctttaggggctattatttcaaaacaatttccgttaagacattaatataacattaatataacgtaatatctcatagacatcttatgtcaacgttttatcaacaccacatttaacgtaataaacacgtattgaatgttatgataacgtacccgttacttctcaaatctcttcctgtCGAGATGTGTCCATTTCGTAGTGCAGTAAAGGTATCcagcttcctattgaaaccacctagcgcctaggctagtcaagactaggccatcaggtgctacgaaatgcaactctgcttaagatgtcggaacatcgaacattgtTCATAAAGCGCATGCTGTATGTTCGGAGCGTGTTAGCgcttgtaacttgctggggttgtatcctacccctttttcaacttactaacgcgtttgtcttggtaattcaccaaagaaataggaagaaaggcttattccataggatcgctcacgtagtcgataGCTCGTTGCAGTAAaagttgagcttacacgtgtcaagccaggtggctgcttggccccccccctcctctcttaacaaatgtgccacgttgtacctttttttctggcagtttgccaaggatcTATGAGCGTTatgtttcctggcactttgccaagtctcgagaaagttctcttcctagcagtttgccaaggttttAAAGTAAACGGAATACTGTAAGTCATGAGAACCGATTTAAAACCCCTCAGTCTTacgcattttaacatgttctggaagtgggttcaccagtgttttaaacgacagtgtttttaaacacaagtaagattttaacctaggcaaatggcgatgaattatgattagagaggagtataattagcgaggagaatatgacccatgaGTGTCTGCAGGTACtcgataaataaacacacatttgggatgtgtagtgGTAGCGGTGTTTTTCTGCaaatgattcgaacctgtcgttgccgctcaagctgctagttccgggggggggggacactcccCCTATTCTGGGAAGCGGGAGTAACCGTCCTCTGTAACCCCGAAATCTAGGGGTCGACCTCGTCGTCTAGGCCGGACAGGTTGCCCGACGCTCTGCAAACCAGGTCGTCCTTGCCGGGGAACAAATCAGGTTCCATTCTTTGGTCTGGGATTGATCGTGGTGTCGCGGCCGGGCTGGCCATGGGTTGCGATCGCTCCTCGGCACCGATGTCTGTGTTCGGTGTCTGGGGTTAAGTATTTCTCCCTTTGCCGTGGGAACCTGGCTCGGGGCTGGTTctcttttcggattgggcgcttgcccctgctaccccgttctgggggcccggcATTGGTAATCTCGTCGGTTCCCGGCCTCAGGACCGGCCGCGGCTCCGGTTAGGGGGTCTGCGGGCCGGGCTTCTGCACCTGCTACCCCATTCTGGGGGCCTAGCAGAACTAATctcgttgtaaatgttgttgtagttgtaaatgttattgtaaatgtcgcagttgtaaatgttgttactctCGTAGGCTCCCGACTTCGGGACCAGTTTTGGATCCCGTTTGGAGATCTGCGGACCGGGCTTCTGCCCCTGCGCCCCCGTTCTCGTCGGGCCCGGGCCCTCCGGAGCCAATCTCTGAGGACCCAGCAGTCGATTGTATAGCTctggttcccggctccgggggCGGTCTCGGATCTGGAGTGAAAACTCGGTTCTGCCTTCCCTTcgagtctcgccggacccggggtctcgccggacccggggccTCGCCGGACCCAGGCTCCCGGAGCccgtctctgtgtgcgtaccacgccgggtaccaccaCGCCGGTAttcctcgacccggacattctgtcctttccggtgggatttttttttttttttttttttctcgccggacccgggctccCCGGAGCCTGCTATGGGACCGGCTCTGTTTCAGCGACCCCTCGGTCGTACTCTCTCTCTCGGACCCGAGCTCTCCGTGGCCTGTAGCCCGCGCTCCATGGGTCTCTCTTGCTGCcacccggactgagacgttgcctctagcccggccgagccgtgcctcttctcaagaggtcttttcttggcaggagccttgctcctgcccttccctctggccgtaatcaaccggacgtcgccgggaccgttaggggtactctttctctctctctccacctctccttcggccctctcctggccactttcctccacctctctcaccacttctccctcctcctctctctctctctcttgtctctCCTATATCTTTTTCTGGGGCACCGATGGCCTAAGGAATCAAGTCCAGCCTGCCCTAAAGCTTGCTTCTTAGACTCGTAAGCCACTGGTCTATCTAGTGCCACTGGGCTGGCGAAAAATTTATGCAGACCAGGCATGGGTCCCGTCTGGTGTAGGTTCTACACTTAGGACACAAATCGTGTTCGACCCAGGTTCTGCCTGGCCGAAACAtcgaaagttaaaaaaaaaaacttcagctggttacgagacaaactaaaacgCCCGAATTAAGGAAAGACTAACTCTTAAGCTTACGGAAAAATGCAAACTAGCAAGAGAACGGGAGAGAACGGGAGGTACATAACGGTGAGTAGAGgtacgtagcgtaacctagcaacggcaaAATACGAAAAACGCTATGAAGTGGcctaacaaaatcaacacaagctgaaaaagaacatgagagagcgaaatatagaagaagaaatcgtgaatagaaatacaatgtagacatgctatgaacatgaaaatacaacgacACGCCTATAGCGTGGGGAAGGGAAATTGGCGGGAAACCTAGgcagttcgcggaactgctacccccgcaaaaaacctaagggcggaaacgcactaggaataaaaacagtccccaaaaccctccctttcaacaaaaaaggatacttatcgggctggaaaggactgcaatactcctaagaatccgaggaaagaaacttccaaagatcgctaaagaaaaccaagacgaaatccaagggaaatatatccacaagaaattcacgtgaagacacttttaatggtagaatgagtagtgaggagtgaccgagggggggggaggggttcggtcatagagggcgcacagtgttattattttaccaggactttatacagtaggcacagtagaatgaggtgctaaggttgtgaggagacaggtaagcgaggagcgaagtaaatttctATATTGTATATCAACAATGAATTTATATGGTTTATTGATTCACTTTATTCTACTTCTTGCAGACatctgatgatgataatgacaaaGCTATCTATGAAGAAAATGATTCcaaggtatgtacagtactacccTTGCAGTTAATTATTTGAAATCACACTTTTCAAAAAACAATTGAGTCTCCTAATATTCCAGTTACAATGCAGATAAATGAATGGAATGGAAATATCACTTGAACTTAATAAGAACCATGATGGCATTAAATTTCATGCATGAGAAGAGTTAAGGCAATCTGAGTGAATCTCATAGCATATACcagaacatatatatagagaggcAACATTTCATCAATATGAAGAATTTCTTTCTCACCAATAAATGGAGACCTATTAAAGTAGAATcatgaagcaaacaaacatacCCTTAACTACCTTTAAGTATTAGGCATTAGTGTTGTATTACTGTAGTTCCACTAAAATTAGATCAAAATAATAGTCCTTATATTCTTCATAGAAACAACATAAGGAAGCGGTACATATATCCTCCAATCTAAATTATCTGTATGAAATGATGGAAGTCTGCAGTTGCACCACAACTGACAGTGAGTATGGGTACCACTGACCTACAACTGTATGTTAGTACAATGCATGCATGTGTGTCGCTCAAAAGTATGCATAAAAAATCGTGTGTGGAAGTAGTGTTACATAtaggatttaaaaaaatagttgATGAGATTTTCATGTCATGGTCTGTCAATTAAACCCAACTTCTGTTTGTATAGGAACAAAGCACACTAGTGTCAGTGGCGTAACTCTCATgctctcggggggggggggggggaggcaaacCTCCAGGCACCCGGGCTAAGGGGCACCCAGGCCTGGATACCCTTTCAACACGATAACACTTTGTTTGCATGGCTATAATGGCTTAGGAAGAGAAGTAGAAACCTTTACCCACTTTACGCTTTTCACCCTATAAATAtcaaaaccttgaaaaaaaTCCAGAATTAATAAGCATTATGATATGGTCAGGCCACAATCAGGGCCTATCAGTAGACTAGCAGCGAGTGACGAATCTTTGAAAGTACAGAAATTGGAAAAGATGAATACATTACTTTTAAGGCTAACTATTTTTACAACTTAACATGATTAGTTcattaaaacatgaattaaaaTTGATCTAAAGTTCACAATCATTTGTAAGTTACAATCATTTGTAAGTTACAATCATTTTTAAGTGGCTATATGGCTTTCAAAACCAAAATTAATTTACTGTGCTGCACCATGCACACCATAGGTCAGAGGCGTCCCAATCCGTCGCTTTTGCACTGGGCACCCCAAACCAACGTTACGCCACTGTGTAGTGGTTAGTAACCAGCATTTATTCCATTTTAGCACAAAACATACACAAGATTAACcaaattatcatatttactCTAATTGCATAGATTTAGCATACAGTCTCCTACTATATGACAGTCTGTATACAATATTTATGTGAGTGCGCAACTTAATTTAGTGAGGTGcaaattgaccaatcagcatTTGCGACACCCACAATAGGATTTCACTCCACAAAAATCTACACATGAATTAACAAATTGACAAATTAATAGCATTTCTCCATAGCGTTAGATTGTAGTTCAATCAAATAAGTTTTTTGCGGGCTGCAATTAATTCACACAAAAAGTTTGTGTTTTCAGAATTAAATTTGATTAGAAAATCTTTGAAACAGTGGCCCCATCAGAGCAAACATGTCCCAACGATTGGTACCTTGACACCTGTTTTTActacaaagcaaaaacaacaacacacgGAGTGTTTACGTTCAGTCACAGTTGTTAAACAATAACAGGAATTCATGTTCTTGTGTAACGACATATGACATGGCAGTTTGTCGCAATCAGGGATGTTCTTGGCCCCTAACTATAGTCACTTTACATGTACCTGATTTGCAAATCAATATTAACATAGTCCTAATACATGCACATGGTTTTGTGTTCGTCTTAGCCCAGTGGCACTTCTATTAGATTGAATATGGCATTTGCCACTTTTAAAAAAACATGCATAAAGTTACTGATGGACATTTTTTTCAAAGCTAACAAAATAACTAGATTATTGCACTACAGTTGGTATTCTAAGACTGTCATGCCAAAAAGTAAGATATTATATACCGATTCCCTAGAAACTCTATGGAAagcagtggcggatccaggatttctgAAACGAGGGGCCCTCTTAATTTTcgcaagggggtggggggacccGCTGGTCCTGCCCTTGGAAAGTTATGCATAGCTTGCCATTTGAGATgcattatacagtacatgtagttCAAGGAAATTCTGtatttgtattaaattttcaTGTCTTTTTACATTAGATTCCAAAAAGGCTAAGGAAACTTAGACAATTAAGAAGCTACTCTAAAGATGATGCTGTCGAAAGTGATTTTGTACCATTTGATGAAGAAAGCGACACCTCTTCAGAAGAAGATGCTAACACATCAGATGAAGGCTATGCTGCTGATGAGAATCAACCCAGTACTAGTAATAAGGTATGTGTATTATCAACAGAGTACACTGCCCCAGAGGAAAAATCAAAAAGAGCTTGGAACAGACAACACTACTGCATCTACTGTGAGAAAACTGTTCTACAAATAGCACGACATTTCAAAACTCATCATTTTGATGAATCATTGGTGATTAAGGCCTTAAATGAACCTAAAAAGTCAAAGGAACGAAATGCCATTTTTgaagaattaagaaaaaagGGGGACCATGCCCACAATATAAAAGTcttcaaagaaggaaaaggtCAACTTTTGGTGTATAAAAGACCACAAATGGGGCTACTGGATGCAGAGGATTTCATTCCTTGTCCAGATTGTCACGGATATTTTGCAAAAAGATCTCTCTGGAGACACCAGAAAAATTGCACCTCAGAATctaaaaatgaaagtaaacaaacctTGGGCCTTCGGAGAGCTGCCAGAGTACTGCTTCCCACAAAGGCAGACTGCAGTTCAAAACTGCAGAACATACTTGCAGGTATGAAGGCTGACAATATTGTATTAACAATACGTGCAGATCCTTGGTTATGCAAATTGGGGGAACACTACATCAATGACAGCCCAAATGCACACTACATTGTATCAGATAGGATGAGATCTGTTGCACGTCTTCTTCTCGAGACCCAAAAGCTAAATTGTGCCATAAAATCAGCTAAAGATTTAGTAAATCCATGCCATTTTGATAATGTAATTTCAGGTGTGAAGGGCTGCTGTGGGTTTGACGATGCATCGCAAATGTTTGCCACACCATCATTGGCTAAAAAGCTAGGTCAAAGCTTAAATGTGCTGGCAGATATAAGTATTGCAGAAGCAATAAAAGCTGCAGATGCTTCACAAGAGAACATGGCCGAGCAATTCTTAAAGCTTAAGAAATTGCAGTGGAACAAGAAAATTGCCACTAAAATCTACAAACAGCAAAGCAAACAAAAGTGGCAAAAGCCCCCTAAAATACCACTAACAGCTGATACTGTGAAATTGTATCAACTATTATCATGTAACATAAAAGAGAcaaaagaaagtttgaaaacagAGGTAACAACATCGCTATGGAGGGAGTTGGCCTCACTAACTCTTACACAACTGATAATGTTTAACAGACGTCGACCTGGGGAAACCCAGAATCTTAAACTGGAAGATTACAAACAACAAACAGGGCAAAAAAAAGACTTTCAAGATGAGATATATGATTCACTTCCAGTAGCACAAAAAATTGCCTCAAAAAGGCTAAGCCTAATAATGACAAGGGGTAAGCGAGACCGCGGTGTTCCAGTAATGCTAACCCCCAACATGAAAGATTCAATAGAAATACTGAACAACACTAGGGAACTTGCTGGTGTTGATCCCCAAAACCCTTACATCTTTGCATGCCCATCAGGGGAGTCTCTACAGCCTCTTCGTGGATATGATTGCCTGCATAAATATGCACAACAGTGTGGGGCTCAAAATCCTGAACGCCTTACAGCCACAAATATGAGGAAGCATCTTGCTACATTGTCACAAATTTTGAATCTTTCAGAATCAGAATTAGAACAACTGGCTAATCACTTGGGGCATAATATCAGTGTTCACAAAGAATACTACCGCCTTCCACAAGATGTGATATTTCTTGCGAAAGTCAGCAAACTGTTACTTACTGCTGAAAAGGGCCATATTCATAAGTATCAAGGAAAAGCTTTGGCAGATTTTGAAATAGATAATAAAGAACTCTTGTCAGATAGAGAAATGTCTGATGAGAATGAAAGTGAGATAGATGAAGTTGAAACTCAAGAAATACCTGATAGCCAGGCTCATACAACtgtcaatacaaaatacaaaaagagAGTAATATCCTCAAGAACAAAATGGAGTAAACATGAAGAAACGGCTGTCATGAATGACCCACAGCTTAAGAAAGCCATCAAAACCATGCATCCTCCTGCATACAAAGCATGTCATGATGCAAGAGAAAACAATGCCTGTTTGCAAAATAGGTCAATTACACAAATCAAATCCAAAGTTTGGAACATTATACAGAAAAAATCTAAAGCACAGTTACAAAAGGAGCATTAGGACCTTTACACTTAACCAGTTTCCAGGGTTGTATTCTTCTTTGTCCAAGTGTGATCTCAGACAAGtcattttgagagaaaaaagtAAACTGACATTGTATTCCCTATTTGAATCTAAATTGTGATAAAGAATGGTCTGTTCTAGATAACATCTTAATCTCAAATTCAATGCCTGGATTCTGGATTATATACACACCATCTCTTCCATTTAAATAGCCTGTGTTGTACATTTGTTAGTGATATATAACCAAGAGGTATATTTTCAAgtgagctactgtacagtagtgtagtAAATAATAGCTGAGCAAAATGTGCAACAAATAATGAGACATATATATAGCTTCAAGATTACCATGTTGTATTCTATATCACAGTATGGTACAAATGGGATAAATTAGCATGTTGAAAACACTACAAATTCGCAACAATATAATGCTTCTTACTGATTTGCCATTGTAATAGTTGATGATACTGGAAAATGTGAACAAACATTTACTCATTACTGCCATCGAATTTATTCAGAAAAATCTTCACACTCCAATATTAAGGATATCACACACCCTTGCATATTGCCTAATTATAACATCATGATGCATGGTTGCACCAAGTGAGCTTTCATGCATTAATTGGGAGCTACAGTATTCAATACAGTTTGCACTTATTTGTAAGGAGTCTGATGTCAATACTGGAAATGCTTGGAGGAATCAAACATTTAATGCTGCATGATTGCATAACCAAGGATCTGCATTGTTATACTAGTACAATATTGGCAGCCGGCCTATACAAAtacaatttatataaaaaagtataaaaaaaggaatgaaaacCTGTCAGAAATAATTCCAGCCATTAATGACATGATAATAAGATTTTATTCTGAAATATAAGATAcaacattatttttaattagtGTCTGATAATCAAAAATTTAATTCTAGCAATACTGATCGATCCCGAACTGATCTTTTTCGGTTTCATGGGTTGGATCACATTTGGACAGGATGTCCACTTGCAGTTGGAGATATGTATGTGTGGAAAAGAGGGGTGGGAATGCGGAGTAGAGAGATGCCTCACTAACATACCATATGATGATGAAACAACATATTTTTGATCAATTTgcctttttattgtttttttggttcaatTTATATGAACTTATATGCAGTATTGACATTTactttcatacatgtacatgtactcTATTATGCCACATACAGTACACCAGAAAAGTACTGTAAGGAGGAGGTCGACCATGACCTCTGAATCTGTCCTAGCAGCTAACTTTACCAGTGAAATAGCATTGCAACAAGGAATTTGAACCGTTGAcagttttattaataattatacaaTCTACATTTTCACTCAAAATTGTACATATATTCATGGATTGAAACACTACAATTAACAATGAAATTCAATATTTGTaaatgtgtttgtatgcatatactgtagatttgtacattttcaataaaaagtCCTTTTACCATGCTGTCAATATTAATTCGAACAACCAAGATAGCATTCACATAACaatatttgtatgtttaaaCTTCAACAGTTAAAGTTAAACAGTTGATTACATTTTTATAGTTAATCACACATTATTATTCTACTTGTTAAAtgaattcaaattgtgtattctGTTCTTTTTATAGATGTTTCTCATTCTTTCTCTGTTTACACATTATTGAAAATACCAAATTTAAGTACTGAAATGAGTGCTGAATATCACAAATGTGAGTGCAATGTTTTTTAAGTCATGTAGATTTTGTAATGTTAGTTTTGTGCAAACTCTTGGAAAAAGTAATTTCTATGTCCCACAATATGATTAGGCAAGCaatattaaattttgaattACTTCAGTGCATCAATGTTGGATACATATTTTAAAGTCAATGCATGTGTATTTTATGCATTAGTAAATTAGTTAATTTCATGAAAAGGCAATATGCTACtcaatatatttactgtataatttcattaacattttaattGACTTTTCTACTGATTCTGGAAAAAATGAAGCCCAGACATCCATGGTAATAATTGAGAATGTACTACAGATGAAGTCTTGCCAAGGGGGTGGATCCAGAAGTTTATTTTGGGGTCCCCCATCCATAGTTTAATTTAGCAGTGCCAGGTTTAACAGGGATGCAATTAAACTAGAATCCTGCATTTAAATACTGAAACATTACTTTAATGTGATAAAATTCAATGCTTAATGatttatatatgttaattgTGTGCCACACTTCGAAAAAgaataattcaatattttacaatattattggAAATGTGGCAAAGTCAATATAAAATTTGAGTCTTGCATTTCATTATGTACAAAGTTTGA
Proteins encoded:
- the LOC139978445 gene encoding uncharacterized protein isoform X8 — protein: MNTMETACKSTSVSFTESPNGALYFDADLRKYHHSLDNNPNEPVFLDEMTGNMYSYDICTVSCQETSDDDSDKAIYEENDSKTSDDDNDKAIYEENDSKIPKRLRKLRQLRSYSKDDAVESDFVPFDEESDTSSEEDANTSDEGYAADENQPSTSNKVCVLSTEYTAPEEKSKRAWNRQHYCIYCEKTVLQIARHFKTHHFDESLVIKALNEPKKSKERNAIFEELRKKGDHAHNIKVFKEGKGQLLVYKRPQMGLLDAEDFIPCPDCHGYFAKRSLWRHQKNCTSESKNESKQTLGLRRAARVLLPTKADCSSKLQNILAGMKADNIVLTIRADPWLCKLGEHYINDSPNAHYIVSDRMRSVARLLLETQKLNCAIKSAKDLVNPCHFDNVISGVKGCCGFDDASQMFATPSLAKKLGQSLNVLADISIAEAIKAADASQENMAEQFLKLKKLQWNKKIATKIYKQQSKQKWQKPPKIPLTADTVKLYQLLSCNIKETKESLKTEVTTSLWRELASLTLTQLIMFNRRRPGETQNLKLEDYKQQTGQKKDFQDEIYDSLPVAQKIASKRLSLIMTRGKRDRGVPVMLTPNMKDSIEILNNTRELAGVDPQNPYIFACPSGESLQPLRGYDCLHKYAQQCGAQNPERLTATNMRKHLATLSQILNLSESELEQLANHLGHNISVHKEYYRLPQDVIFLAKVSKLLLTAEKGHIHKYQGKALADFEIDNKELLSDREMSDENESEIDEVETQEIPDSQAHTTVNTKYKKRVISSRTKWSKHEETAVMNDPQLKKAIKTMHPPAYKACHDARENNACLQNRSITQIKSKVWNIIQKKSKAQLQKEH
- the LOC139978445 gene encoding uncharacterized protein isoform X1, whose product is MNTMETACKSTSVSFTESPNGALYFDADLRKYHHSLDNNPNEPVFLDEMTGNMYSYDICTVSCQEEYPELQPVFDKMMQQIEEQTSDDDSDKAIYEENDSKTSDDDNDKAIYEENDSKTSDDDNDKAIYEENDSKTSDDDNDKAIYEENDSKIPKRLRKLRQLRSYSKDDAVESDFVPFDEESDTSSEEDANTSDEGYAADENQPSTSNKVCVLSTEYTAPEEKSKRAWNRQHYCIYCEKTVLQIARHFKTHHFDESLVIKALNEPKKSKERNAIFEELRKKGDHAHNIKVFKEGKGQLLVYKRPQMGLLDAEDFIPCPDCHGYFAKRSLWRHQKNCTSESKNESKQTLGLRRAARVLLPTKADCSSKLQNILAGMKADNIVLTIRADPWLCKLGEHYINDSPNAHYIVSDRMRSVARLLLETQKLNCAIKSAKDLVNPCHFDNVISGVKGCCGFDDASQMFATPSLAKKLGQSLNVLADISIAEAIKAADASQENMAEQFLKLKKLQWNKKIATKIYKQQSKQKWQKPPKIPLTADTVKLYQLLSCNIKETKESLKTEVTTSLWRELASLTLTQLIMFNRRRPGETQNLKLEDYKQQTGQKKDFQDEIYDSLPVAQKIASKRLSLIMTRGKRDRGVPVMLTPNMKDSIEILNNTRELAGVDPQNPYIFACPSGESLQPLRGYDCLHKYAQQCGAQNPERLTATNMRKHLATLSQILNLSESELEQLANHLGHNISVHKEYYRLPQDVIFLAKVSKLLLTAEKGHIHKYQGKALADFEIDNKELLSDREMSDENESEIDEVETQEIPDSQAHTTVNTKYKKRVISSRTKWSKHEETAVMNDPQLKKAIKTMHPPAYKACHDARENNACLQNRSITQIKSKVWNIIQKKSKAQLQKEH
- the LOC139978445 gene encoding uncharacterized protein isoform X2, with product MNTMETACKSTSVSFTESPNGALYFDADLRKYHHSLDNNPNEPVFLDEMTGNMYSYDICTVSCQEEYPELQPVFDKMMQQIEEQTSDDDSDKAIYEENDSKTSDDDNDKAIYEENDSKTSDDDNDKAIYEENDSKIPKRLRKLRQLRSYSKDDAVESDFVPFDEESDTSSEEDANTSDEGYAADENQPSTSNKVCVLSTEYTAPEEKSKRAWNRQHYCIYCEKTVLQIARHFKTHHFDESLVIKALNEPKKSKERNAIFEELRKKGDHAHNIKVFKEGKGQLLVYKRPQMGLLDAEDFIPCPDCHGYFAKRSLWRHQKNCTSESKNESKQTLGLRRAARVLLPTKADCSSKLQNILAGMKADNIVLTIRADPWLCKLGEHYINDSPNAHYIVSDRMRSVARLLLETQKLNCAIKSAKDLVNPCHFDNVISGVKGCCGFDDASQMFATPSLAKKLGQSLNVLADISIAEAIKAADASQENMAEQFLKLKKLQWNKKIATKIYKQQSKQKWQKPPKIPLTADTVKLYQLLSCNIKETKESLKTEVTTSLWRELASLTLTQLIMFNRRRPGETQNLKLEDYKQQTGQKKDFQDEIYDSLPVAQKIASKRLSLIMTRGKRDRGVPVMLTPNMKDSIEILNNTRELAGVDPQNPYIFACPSGESLQPLRGYDCLHKYAQQCGAQNPERLTATNMRKHLATLSQILNLSESELEQLANHLGHNISVHKEYYRLPQDVIFLAKVSKLLLTAEKGHIHKYQGKALADFEIDNKELLSDREMSDENESEIDEVETQEIPDSQAHTTVNTKYKKRVISSRTKWSKHEETAVMNDPQLKKAIKTMHPPAYKACHDARENNACLQNRSITQIKSKVWNIIQKKSKAQLQKEH